In Fusarium falciforme chromosome 9, complete sequence, the following are encoded in one genomic region:
- a CDS encoding ABC1 domain-containing protein, giving the protein MRFVDFAIDLAAVLNASRGVAAKHVALRGRQLENYSRTSSVAAALRNRAAQRGAYERTAAAEESDEVVYEQAAPAAQATEPIVETPKDRVQTQEVKAEATRTEKTPSDGGIPSFRPNPLQQAAPKSTEEELDLPPGIDVNIFHTTRGSMILDQLKKKGRPGAPPPRPGAGGPAKEHPLRNWPLPPPVQPEQSFKPAPEKPREPEVKIEETPVQPVTKPVEELATPTEELATPQPEETPKASIPAEEVAAPQPEAASKPEPEKVDEKIDEEVVQAAKEIVGEPVPPQTPAYSLRESKVPSSRISRIWNYGGLAAGMLGGAMTEGVSRAFGGGGEGSILLSGKNMERLVAKLSRMRGAALKLGQMMSFQDTKMLPAPIQEVLQRVQDRADYMPAWQRDRVLAANLGAEWRELFSEFEEKPIAAASIGQVHKAVLKNGNRVAVKIQFPGVADSINSDLDNLSILLTATKLLPKGLYLNKTIDNARLELGWECDYEREAKCAQRYQELLSSEQDVFLVPSVYPEASGKQVLTMDFMDGIGVTRITSFTQEQRDWIGTQILRLCLREITEFRFMQTDPNWTNFLYNADLEKLELLDFGASREYPEEFVTQYVQLLAAASRSDKAAVKDLSEKLGYLTGLESRTMVEAHTKSVLTLAEPFLASAPEVYDFKDQTITERVKALIPVMLHERLAPPPEETYSLHRKLSGAFLLCARLGSKVRCREMFEEALAKGGYLDA; this is encoded by the coding sequence GGCGCTGAGGAATAGAGCTGCGCAGAGGGGAGCTTATGAGAGAACGGCTGCTGCGGAGGAGAGCGATGAGGTCGTTTACGAGCAGGCTGCGCCGGCTGCGCAAGCTACGGAACCGATAGTCGAGACGCCGAAGGACCGAGTACAGACACAAGAGGTTAAGGCGGAGGCTACAAGGACGGAAAAGACACCGTCTGATGGTGGTATTCCCAGTTTCAGGCCGAATCCGCTGCAACAAGCTGCTCCCAAGTCAACAGAGGAGGAACTCGATCTACCACCAGGAATCGACGTCAATATCTTTCACACCACAAGAGGGTCCATGATATTGGATCAATTGAAGAAAAAAGGCAGACCGGGAGCTCCCCCGCCGCggcctggagctggaggcccTGCGAAGGAGCATCCTCTACGCAATTGGCCCCTACCACCTCCAGTACAACCTGAGCAGAGCTTCAAGCCAGCTCCTGAGAAGCCTCGAGAGCCTGAGGTCAAGATTGAGGAGACACCAGTCCAACCGGTAACTAAGCCTGTGGAGGAATTGGCTACTCCTACGGAGGAACTGGCCACGCCTCAGCCAGAGGAGACTCCCAAGGCATCAATTCCTGCGGAGGAAGTGGCTGCACCTCAGCCAGAGGCTGCCTCAAAACCTGAGCCCGAGAAGGTTGACGAGAAGATCGATGAGGAGGTTGTCCAAGCTGCAAAGGAGATAGTCGGCGAACCTGTCCCACCCCAAACCCCCGCATATTCTCTCAGAGAATCTAAGGTCCCATCCTCCCGCATCAGCCGAATCTGGAACTATGGCGGTCTCGCAGCGGGCATGCTTGGAGGAGCCATGACTGAAGGCGTCAGCCGAGCCTTTGGCGGCGGAGGTGAAGGATCTATCCTACTCAGCGGCAAGAACATGGAGCGGCTCGTCGCTAAGCTCTCTCGCATGCGTGGTGCCGCTTTAAAGCTCGGTCAGATGATGAGCTTCCAGGACACAAAGATGCTCCCGGCTCCTATCCAGGAGGTGCTGCAGCGTGTTCAGGACCGTGCTGATTACATGCCCGCTTGGCAGCGTGACCGCGTTCTTGCTGCTAACCTCGGTGCTGAGTGGCGAGAGCTGTTTAGCGAGtttgaggagaagcccatTGCTGCGGCGTCTATCGGTCAGGTGCACAAGGCGGTCCTCAAGAACGGCAACCGAGTTGCCGTCAAGATTCAATTCCCCGGCGTTGCCGACTCTATCAACTCGGATCTGGACAACCTGAGCATCCTTCTCACGGCTACCAAGCTCCTGCCCAAGGGCCTGTACCTTAACAAGACCATCGACAACGCTCGTCTCGAGCTCGGTTGGGAGTGCGACTATGAGCGCGAGGCCAAGTGCGCCCAGCGCTACCAGGAACTCCTCAGTTCCGAGCAGGACGTGTTTCTCGTGCCGTCGGTGTACCCTGAGGCCTCGGGCAAGCAGGTGCTCACCATGGATTTTATGGATGGCATCGGCGTGACGCGCATCACGTCGTTTACACAGGAACAGCGAGACTGGATCGGCACCCAGATCCTCCGCCTGTGCCTCCGCGAGATTACCGAGTTCCGTTTCATGCAGACGGACCCCAACTGGACAAACTTTCTCTACAATGCtgacctcgagaagctcgagttGCTCGACTTTGGCGCCTCGCGTGAGTATCCAGAGGAGTTTGTGACTCAGTACGTCCAACTCCTCGCCGCTGCGTCGCGCTCTGACAAGGCGGCCGTTAAGGACTTGTCGGAGAAGCTGGGCTACCTGACGGGCCTCGAGAGCCGGACCATGGTGGAAGCACACACAAAGTCTGTTCTTACCCTGGCAGAGCCATTCCTGGCCAGTGCTCCCGAGGTGTACGACTTCAAGGACCAGACCATCACGGAGCGCGTCAAGGCCCTCATCCCCGTCATGCTTCATGAGCGACTGGCACCCCCGCCAGAGGAGACTTACAGTCTGCACCGCAAGCTGAGCGGCGCGTTTCTACTCTGCGCAAGACTGG